Genomic DNA from Azospirillum brasilense:
ATGGCGCCGACGCGCGCCTTCCCGCCGCCGATGATGCCGCCCCGGCGCTTTCCCGGCGTCGTGAACTACGCCCTGCATCTGGCGATGATGCAGCTCGTCTGGCAGACCTTTCGGGCGCCGACCAACCGGGCGCGGCGCGCGGTGTTGGGGCTGAAGCCTTCCTTCATCGGGCCGGGACCGTTGCTGATGACGGCGAAATGGCCGATGCCCTACGCCTTCTCGACCCACGCGCTGCCGCGGCCGGACGATTGGCCGGACTTCATCCGGGCGACCGGCTTCTGGTTCCTGGACGAGGCCGACGCCTACACGCCGCCGCCCGACCTCGCGGCCTTTCTGGAAGGCGGCCCGCCGCCGGTCTATGTCGGATTCGGCAGCATGGCCGGGTTCGATCCCGCCGAAACGACGCGGCTGGTCGTCGCGGCCCTGAACGGGCGGCGCGCCGTGCTTTCCGCCGGGTGGGGCGGGATCGACCGGGCGGCCCTGCCGGAGACGGTCCATGGATTGGAGTCGGCACCGCACGACTGGCTGTTTCCGCGCGTGTCCGCCGTCGTCCATCACGGCGGCGCCGGCACCACGGCGGCGGGGCTGCGCGCCGGCGTTCCGGCGGTCGTGGTCCCCTTCATGGGCGACCAGCCCTTCTGGGGCGCCCGGCTCCACGATCTCGGCGTCGCGCCGCCGCCGATTCCCCGCCGGACGCTGACCGCCGAGGGGCTCGCCCGCGCCATCGCGGCGACCGGCGACCCGGGCATGCGCGGCCGGGCCGCGGCGCTCGGTGAGCTTATCCGGGCCGAGGATGGTGTCGGAAACGCGGTGCGATTCATCGAAGAGGGATTGGCGCACCGCAGCAACGTGGCATAATCCCGCCAACCCAATGGGAAGGCGGAGAGACAGCCCCATGAACCTGACACCGCGCGAGAAGGACAAGCTTCTCGTGGCCATGGCCGCCATGGTGGCGCGCCGCCGGCTGGAGCGTGGCGTGAAGCTGAACCATCCCGAGGCGGTGGCCCTCATCACCGATTATGTGGTGGAGGGCGCGCGCGACGGACGCACCGTGGCCGAGCTGATGCGCGACGGCGCGACGGTGATCACCCGCGATCAGGTGATGGACGGCATCCCCGAGATGATCCACGAGATCCAGGTCGAGGCGACCTTCCCCGACGGCACCAAGCTCGTCACCGTCCACCAGCCGATTCGCTAAGGGGAGCCCCGATGAAACCCGGTGAAATCATCCCCGCCGCGGGTGAGATCGAACTCAACGCCGGCCGCGACACGGTGGAGCTGGACGTCGCCAACGCCGGCGACCGCCCGATCCAGGTCGGCTCGCACTATCACTTCGCCGAGACGAACGGGGCGCTGACCTTCGACCGCGAAAAGGCGCGCGGCTTCCGGCTGGACATCCCCGCCGGGACGGCGGTGCGCTTCGAGCCGGGGCAAACGCGCCGCGTGCGGCTGGTCGCCTACGCCGGCAACCGCGTGGTCATCGGCTTCAACGGCAAGGTCAACGGCAGCCTGTAAAAGGCGCCAGCGGAGGGCATCAGACAATGGCGCATCGCATCGACCGGGCCGAATACGCGGCTCTCTACGGCCCCACCGTGGGCGACCGCGTGCGGCTGGCCGACACCGACCTGATCGTGGAGGTCGAGAAGGACCACACCGTCTACGGCGAGGAGGTCAAGTTCGGCGGCGGCAAGGTGATCCGCGACGGCATGGGGCAGGCCCAGACCTCGCGCCAGGGCGGCGCGGTCGACACCGTCATCACCAACGCGTTGATCATCGACCACTGGGGCATCGTCAAGGCCGACATCGGCATCATCGGCGGGCGCATCGCCGGCATCGGCAAGGCCGGCAACCCGGACGTCCAGCCGGGCGTGACCATCGTCGTCGGGCCGGGGACCGAGGTCATCGCCGGCGAGGGCAAGATCATCACCGCCGGGGGCATCGACGCCCACATCCACTTCATCTGCCCGCAGCAGGTGGACGAGGCGCTGAACAGCGGCGTCACCACCATGCTGGGCGGCGGCACCGGCCCGGCGGCGGGCACGTCGGCCACCACCTGCACGCCGGGGCCGTGGCACATGGCCCGGATGCTCCAGGCGGCGGAGGGGCTGCCGATCAACCTGGGCTTCTTCGGCAAGGGCAACGCCAGCCGTCCCGACGCGCTGCTGGAGCAGATCGCCGCCGGCGCCTGCGGCATGAAGCTGCACGAGGACTGGGGCACCACCCCGGCGGCCATCGACACCTGCCTGACGGTGGCGGAGGAGACGGACATCCAGGTGGCGATCCACACCGACACGCTGAACGAGTCGGGCTTCGTGGAGAACACCATCGCCGCCTTCAAGGGCCGCAACATCCACGCCTTCCACACCGAGGGGGCGGGCGGCGGCCACGCGCCGGACATCATCAAGGTGGCCGGCCTGCCCAACGTGCTGCCCAGCTCCACCAACCCGACGCGACCGTTCACGGTGAACACGGTGGACGAGCATCTCGACATGCTCATGGTCTGCCACCACCTGTCGCCCCGCATCCCGGAGGACGTGGCTTTCGCCGAAAGCCGCATCCGGCGCGAGACCATCGCGGCGGAGGACATCCTGCACGACCTCGGCGTCTTCTCGATGCTGAGTTCGGACAGCCAGGCCATGGGCCGGGTCGGCGAGGTGATCATCCGCACCTGGCAGACCGCGCATAAGATGAAGGTTCAGCGCGGGCGTCTGGCCGAGGAGACGGGCGAGAACGACAACTTCCGCGTCAAGCGCTACGTTGCCAAATACACGATCAACCCGGCCCTGTCGCATGGCATCGCCCATGTCGTCGGCTCGGTCGAGGTCGGCAAGCTGGCCGATCTGGTTGTCTGGTCGCCGGCCTTCTTCGGCGTGAAGCCGGACATGGTGCTGAAGGCCGGGACCATCGCGGCGGCGCTGATGGGCGACCCCAACGCCTCCATCCCGACGCCGCAGCCGGTGCATTACCGCCCGATGTTCGGCGCCTACGGCCGCGCGATGCAGGCCAGCTCCCTGACCTTCGTCAGCAAGCTGTCGCTGGAGAACGAGGCGTTGCGCTCGCTCGGCCTGCGGCGCGAGCTGGTCGCGGTGACGGGCGTGCGGGCCATCGGGAAGAAGCAGATGATCCACAACGATTCCACACCCCACATCGAGGTCGATCCGGAAACCTACGAGGTGCGCGCCGACGGTCAGCTTCTGACCTGCGAGCCGGCGGACGTGCTGCCCATGGCGCAGCGGTACTTCCTGTTCTGAGGTGAGAATGGAACATTTCCCTCTCCCGACCCGGGAGAGGGTGCCCGCGAAGCGGGCGGGTGAGGGTCGTTCGAGGATCAGGGCGCCGATCCTTGTCGGCACCCTCACCCTCCCACCGCTTCGCGGTGGGTCCCTCCCTCTCCCGGGGCGGGAGAGGGAATTCGAGGCAGAGGGTGAAGCGTTCGTGATTGGTGTCTTCGATTCCGGGCATGGCGGTCTGACGGTGCTGCGCGCGCTGGTGGCCGCCGCTCCCGGGCGTCCCTTCGTCTATCTCGGCGACCATGCCGCCGCTCCCTATGGTCCGCGCAGCGAGGAGGACATCTACCGCCTGACGGTCCAGGGGGTGGAACGGCTGTTCGCCCAGGGCTGCGGGCTGGTCGTCCTTGCCTGCAACACGGCGGCGGCGGTGGCCCTGCGGCGGATGCAGCAGACGTGGCTGCCCGTGGCCCATCCGGGCCGCAACGTGCTGGGCGTCCTGGTGCCGATGGTCGAGGCGATCACCCGCGTGCCGTGGATGCAGGACGGCCCCGCCGCCGACTGGCGTCCGGAGCCGCGGACGGTCGGCGTCTTCGCCACTCCGGCCACCGTCGCGTCGGGGTCCTTCCCGCGCGAGATCGGCAAGCGGGCGCCCGACGTGCGGGTGGTGCAGCAGGCCTGCCCGGACCTCGTCCCGCTGATCGAGCGGGGGGCGGGGGACGCGGAGCTGGCTCCGGCGGTGCGCGGCTATGTGCGGGCGCTGCTGGCGCAACTCGGCGGCCAGCCGCTGGACGCGGCGGTGCTCGGCTGCACGCATTACCCGCTGGTGGCGCATCTGTTCGCGGAGGCCCTGCCGCCGGGGGTGGAGGTGCTGTGCCAGCCCAGTCTGGTCGCCCGCTCGCTGGACAACTACCTGGAGCGCCACCCCGAATACGCTCCAGTGGCGGCCCCGGCCGCGGGCGGGGCGGCGGGCGCCCTTCGTTTCTTCACCACGGGAGCGGCGGAACCGGTCGGCGCCCTCGCGGGACGTTTCTTCGGCCGGCCCACACCCTTTGAACGGCTTTCTCCATGACCGACACGCTCCGCCGCGCCACCCGAGTTCACGCCCGCGGCCATTGGCCCGCCGAGCGCGAGGCCGGCACGGTGACCCTCGCCTTCGACGACCGCCACCGGCGGCGCATGGTGATGACGGACGACGCGGGGGCCGACTTCCTGCTGGACCTGCCGCGCGCGGTCGCGCTCGACCATGGCGACGGGCTGGAACTGGGCGACGGCGCC
This window encodes:
- a CDS encoding glycosyltransferase, whose product is MRFTIVTYGSQGDIRPYVALGKGLRAAGHSVAFPADREFRGLIERHGLDYSPLSGDLRAVTGSREADGLFREGINPVKMMRALLRLGQDHALDWMREYWEAARGSDAIIASGLAFYAGVAVAENLGVPVVGTALQPMAPTRAFPPPMMPPRRFPGVVNYALHLAMMQLVWQTFRAPTNRARRAVLGLKPSFIGPGPLLMTAKWPMPYAFSTHALPRPDDWPDFIRATGFWFLDEADAYTPPPDLAAFLEGGPPPVYVGFGSMAGFDPAETTRLVVAALNGRRAVLSAGWGGIDRAALPETVHGLESAPHDWLFPRVSAVVHHGGAGTTAAGLRAGVPAVVVPFMGDQPFWGARLHDLGVAPPPIPRRTLTAEGLARAIAATGDPGMRGRAAALGELIRAEDGVGNAVRFIEEGLAHRSNVA
- a CDS encoding urease subunit gamma, giving the protein MNLTPREKDKLLVAMAAMVARRRLERGVKLNHPEAVALITDYVVEGARDGRTVAELMRDGATVITRDQVMDGIPEMIHEIQVEATFPDGTKLVTVHQPIR
- a CDS encoding urease subunit beta, which encodes MKPGEIIPAAGEIELNAGRDTVELDVANAGDRPIQVGSHYHFAETNGALTFDREKARGFRLDIPAGTAVRFEPGQTRRVRLVAYAGNRVVIGFNGKVNGSL
- the ureC gene encoding urease subunit alpha; amino-acid sequence: MAHRIDRAEYAALYGPTVGDRVRLADTDLIVEVEKDHTVYGEEVKFGGGKVIRDGMGQAQTSRQGGAVDTVITNALIIDHWGIVKADIGIIGGRIAGIGKAGNPDVQPGVTIVVGPGTEVIAGEGKIITAGGIDAHIHFICPQQVDEALNSGVTTMLGGGTGPAAGTSATTCTPGPWHMARMLQAAEGLPINLGFFGKGNASRPDALLEQIAAGACGMKLHEDWGTTPAAIDTCLTVAEETDIQVAIHTDTLNESGFVENTIAAFKGRNIHAFHTEGAGGGHAPDIIKVAGLPNVLPSSTNPTRPFTVNTVDEHLDMLMVCHHLSPRIPEDVAFAESRIRRETIAAEDILHDLGVFSMLSSDSQAMGRVGEVIIRTWQTAHKMKVQRGRLAEETGENDNFRVKRYVAKYTINPALSHGIAHVVGSVEVGKLADLVVWSPAFFGVKPDMVLKAGTIAAALMGDPNASIPTPQPVHYRPMFGAYGRAMQASSLTFVSKLSLENEALRSLGLRRELVAVTGVRAIGKKQMIHNDSTPHIEVDPETYEVRADGQLLTCEPADVLPMAQRYFLF
- the murI gene encoding glutamate racemase — protein: MIGVFDSGHGGLTVLRALVAAAPGRPFVYLGDHAAAPYGPRSEEDIYRLTVQGVERLFAQGCGLVVLACNTAAAVALRRMQQTWLPVAHPGRNVLGVLVPMVEAITRVPWMQDGPAADWRPEPRTVGVFATPATVASGSFPREIGKRAPDVRVVQQACPDLVPLIERGAGDAELAPAVRGYVRALLAQLGGQPLDAAVLGCTHYPLVAHLFAEALPPGVEVLCQPSLVARSLDNYLERHPEYAPVAAPAAGGAAGALRFFTTGAAEPVGALAGRFFGRPTPFERLSP